Below is a genomic region from Helicobacter pylori.
AGCGTGGCGTATTTTTTAACGATACTAGCGGGCACTGGGCATACGGTTTTTTCTTTGATTCCGGTGATTGTGGAAGTGAGCCAGAGCCAAAACATCAAACCCAAAGCGCCCTTAAGCTTAGCGGTAGTCTCTAGTCAAGTCGCTATTACCGCAAGCCCGGTGAGCGCGGCGGTGGTGTTTATGAGCGGTATTTTAGAGCCTTTAGGAGCGAATTACTTGACCCTTTTAATGGTTTGGATCCCTACGACTTTTTTAGCATGCATGCTCACGGCGTTTGTTATGGGTTTTACTGATTTGAAATTAGACAGCGATCCGAATTATTTAGAGCGCCTGAATGCAAGAAAAATTTCGCCCCCTATCATCAAAGAAGAAAAAGAAACCTCAAAAAGCGCGAAATTATCGTTATGGATTTTTATCGGTGGGGTTGTAGCGATCGTTTTTTATGCGAGCGCGATTTCTAAAAATATCGCTTTGATTAGCCCGGTGGTTTTAGGCAGAGATTATGCGATTGTGTCTTTCATGTTGAGCGTGGCAACTTTAATTGCGCTTTTTTGCAAAATTAACGCTAATGAAATCGCTCATTCAAGCGTGTTTAAATCCGGCATGCAAGCGTGCGTGTGCGTGTTAGGCGTGGCATGGCTAGGCGATACTTTTGTGAGCAATCATATAGATGAAATCAAGCGATACGCTTCTTTTTTGATCGCAGATTATCCGTTTTTATTAGCCGTAGCGCTCTTTTTGGCTTCCATGCTTTTGTATTCGCAAGCTGCCACCTCTAAAGCGCTCATCCCAAGCGTGATCACAGCCTTAGGCATTAGTGCTAACCATACCGAGCATTTGTATATTATCGTGGCTTCTTTTGCGAGCGTTTCGGCGTTGTTTGTGCTGCCCACTTACCCCACTTTACTAGGAGCGATCGCTATGGATTATACCGGCACCACTAAAATGGGCCGTTATGTGTTTGATCATGCGTTTTTGATCCCTGGGGTTTTAGTCGTGTCTTTGAGCGTGGCGTTAGGGTTTGTTGTCGCGCCGTTGGTTTTGTAGATTGTATCATTAACGGTAAAAAGCTTGGCGTTGCGATTTTTCTAAACCCCCTTAAAAAAGAGGGTTTAGACACTTAGTAAGCGAACACATAATTGAGATACACGCTATAGAGTCTCCTGTATTGCAATTGAGCGCCTAGAAAAGAATAGTAATTCGTGTTAATGGTAGGGATTTTAATGCCCAACTCCAAGCCATGTTGCGCGGAATGTTCGCTGTCTTTTTTCTTAGCTGTAGCGAGATTCGTCCTCAAACCGAGATTGAACAAAAATTGGAAATTGGAAGCATTGACTTTTGCGCTGTAAGGATTATTTAACGCGGTTAAATTCACATACTGAGAA
It encodes:
- a CDS encoding anaerobic C4-dicarboxylate transporter; amino-acid sequence: MVDAFFQIVVLLFSLFLGARLGGLGVGYAGGLGVLILCLFLGLNPGKIPFDVILIIMAVISTISAMQKAGGLDYLVQIAEKILRKHPKQINYLAPSVAYFLTILAGTGHTVFSLIPVIVEVSQSQNIKPKAPLSLAVVSSQVAITASPVSAAVVFMSGILEPLGANYLTLLMVWIPTTFLACMLTAFVMGFTDLKLDSDPNYLERLNARKISPPIIKEEKETSKSAKLSLWIFIGGVVAIVFYASAISKNIALISPVVLGRDYAIVSFMLSVATLIALFCKINANEIAHSSVFKSGMQACVCVLGVAWLGDTFVSNHIDEIKRYASFLIADYPFLLAVALFLASMLLYSQAATSKALIPSVITALGISANHTEHLYIIVASFASVSALFVLPTYPTLLGAIAMDYTGTTKMGRYVFDHAFLIPGVLVVSLSVALGFVVAPLVL